The following are encoded together in the Lactuca sativa cultivar Salinas chromosome 1, Lsat_Salinas_v11, whole genome shotgun sequence genome:
- the LOC111921458 gene encoding uncharacterized protein LOC111921458 — translation MSQNLSLPETKLENPNSPHRDWLDKFIEYKLRGSSIEIRNTLLVVVILITTATYQTSLSPPGGLWGDTGNSTLPQLADDGTPTIKHHYAGEAIMGTHRNQAPYAVFVITNSLGFYMSVYMIYMLTVDFPLMRELQISMIVLIVNHANCIFAIVPSDYKMLRITCVVIFGIFGILILLLGFRFLGRRSKWFK, via the coding sequence ATGAGTCAAAATCTAAGTCTACCAGAAACTaaacttgaaaaccctaattctccgcATAGAGATTGGTTAGACAAGTTCATAGAGTATAAACTCAGAGGCTCTTCTATCGAAATTAGGAATACCCTTCTTGTGGTGGTTATACTTATCACAACTGCAACATATCAAACCTCACTTAGTCCTCCTGGAGGACTTTGGGGGGACACAGGCAATAGTACTTTACCGCAACTCGCAGATGATGGTACTCCTACCATTAAACACCACTATGCTGGAGAAGCTATTATGGGTACCCACAGAAATCAAGCACCATATGCTGTATTTGTTATTACGAATTCCTTAGGGTTCTACATGTCAGTTTACATGATTTACATGCTCACTGTTGATTTCCCTTTGATGCGCGAATTGCAGATTTCAATGATTGTATTAATCGTAAACCATGCTAATTGCATCTTTGCAATTGTGCCATCTGATTACAAAATGCTTCGTATAACTTGCGTCGTGATATTTGGGATATTTGGGATATTAATTCTGCTCTTGGGGTTTAGATTTTTGGGTAGAAGATCAAAGTGGTTCAAATGA